In the genome of Patescibacteria group bacterium, one region contains:
- a CDS encoding A/G-specific adenine glycosylase — protein sequence MTHEKFKKLIWDYYAANKRIFPWRTTTDPYAILVSEIMLQQTQTERVIPKYTAWLEVFPTAEVLAKAPLQQVLTYWQGLGYNRRALALQRAAQTVVQKYSKKFPTTYAELLDLPGIGPYTAGAVLAFAFNKAHPIIETNIRTVYIHEFFSKEHGEIHDSEILELVRKTLDQKNPRDWYYALMDYGVMLKKAHGNANKRSKHYTKQSKFIGSNRQIRAAIVRAITKSPQTEKSLIKQLELENISTTPEIIDKNLLKLCDEGFIVKQGQKFGIL from the coding sequence ATGACTCATGAGAAATTCAAAAAACTCATCTGGGATTATTATGCCGCCAACAAGCGCATTTTTCCATGGCGCACAACCACAGATCCCTACGCTATTTTGGTTTCAGAAATAATGCTTCAACAAACCCAGACAGAACGAGTTATTCCAAAATACACAGCATGGCTTGAAGTATTTCCCACAGCAGAAGTGCTTGCAAAAGCTCCATTACAGCAAGTTCTTACCTATTGGCAAGGCTTGGGTTACAACAGACGAGCATTAGCATTGCAGCGTGCAGCACAAACTGTTGTACAAAAGTATTCTAAAAAATTCCCAACTACGTATGCAGAACTATTAGATTTACCTGGCATTGGGCCATACACTGCCGGTGCAGTCCTAGCATTCGCATTTAATAAAGCTCATCCAATTATAGAAACCAACATTCGGACAGTGTACATTCATGAATTTTTCTCCAAAGAGCATGGTGAGATTCACGACTCAGAAATTTTAGAGTTAGTTAGAAAAACTTTAGATCAAAAAAACCCCAGAGATTGGTACTATGCACTCATGGACTATGGTGTGATGCTCAAAAAGGCTCATGGTAATGCAAATAAACGCAGCAAGCACTATACGAAACAATCTAAATTTATTGGCTCTAATCGGCAAATACGAGCTGCTATTGTTCGAGCTATTACAAAAAGCCCTCAGACAGAAAAAAGTCTTATAAAGCAACTAGAACTAGAAAATATCAGTACTACTCCTGAGATCATAGATAAAAATTTGCTGAAGCTTTGTGATGAAGGCTTTATTGTAAAACAAGGTCAAAAATTTGGTATACTCTAG